A stretch of Spirosoma oryzicola DNA encodes these proteins:
- a CDS encoding ABC transporter permease produces the protein MLRNYLKVAFRTLWKNRTHTFINVIGLSVAFGTCILLFLTATFELSYDHFHTDSNRIFRLHFLSSNRDGSVNKESPMPFPISPALKAEFPELEGVTRWFDRSASVRRNDQTYTKDVRMVDADFLHMFTFPLQKGNTRTAMNSLSDIVISGNMAKDIFGSEDPVGKPLQLRLNNEWKAFTVTGVINNAPKNSSFEYDAFIRSENAGDYADNKGRWDHGSHDVYVKLKPGTDPQTLQRRTQALMNKYFASDMKERQEQGYPKNELGFQRSLILQPLLDVHFDTETTHGAGISRTYVFTLMLVGLFILAIACINFINLTIAQSLSRAREVGVRKSLGAQRGQLFGQIWGETVLLCFGALLIGLGLAYGLLPVFNRLFRSQLTLSDFLQPTVLLTTILGFLLITLVAGGYPSWFVTRFNAVEVLKGKVKVSRPGLLRNSLIVTQFTIACLLIVCTVIVRQQITYLQQKPVGLDKEQVVSIPVGNGLNGNDVLKTMRDRLSNQPNIVAVSGSGVNIGAGLDGSSSRSIYGFMYGKRDVSCDWLRVDTDYLKTMGIKLLQGRDFSPSFSTDSSSSVLITQSMAKALGETNPVGKFIKPDNKTFQIVGVVADFNLYSLHQEAKPIALQMQSSLPIQYILVRVNPQNLTGAMETIKASWKLIAPKQEFIGSFLDENTERWYKRERRLANIFSSAAGIAIVLSCMGLFAIALLTIRQRTKEIGVRKVLGASVFSIVGLLSRDFLKLVIAAIIIASPIAWYAMDQWLADFAYKIDIEWWVFALSGILAIVIALLTVSFQSIKAALMNPVKSLRSE, from the coding sequence ATGCTTCGTAACTACCTCAAGGTTGCTTTCCGAACGCTTTGGAAAAACCGAACGCACACCTTTATCAATGTCATTGGCTTGTCGGTGGCGTTTGGCACATGCATCCTGTTGTTTCTGACGGCTACTTTCGAACTGTCGTACGACCACTTTCATACCGATTCAAACCGGATTTTTCGGCTGCATTTCCTGTCGTCAAATCGGGATGGTTCGGTTAACAAAGAGTCGCCTATGCCTTTCCCGATTTCGCCCGCGCTGAAAGCCGAATTCCCCGAACTAGAAGGGGTGACGCGCTGGTTTGATCGGAGCGCGAGCGTTCGACGGAATGACCAGACGTACACCAAAGATGTTCGGATGGTAGACGCCGATTTCCTGCACATGTTTACGTTTCCGCTCCAGAAGGGAAATACCCGGACGGCTATGAACAGCCTAAGTGATATCGTCATCAGCGGAAACATGGCCAAAGATATTTTTGGTAGCGAAGACCCTGTCGGTAAACCACTTCAACTACGGCTAAACAATGAATGGAAGGCATTTACCGTAACCGGTGTTATCAACAATGCCCCAAAAAACTCGTCGTTCGAATATGATGCGTTTATTCGGAGTGAGAACGCGGGCGACTATGCCGATAATAAAGGCCGCTGGGATCACGGTAGCCATGATGTTTACGTCAAGCTAAAGCCCGGTACGGACCCGCAAACGCTGCAACGACGTACGCAGGCGCTGATGAACAAGTATTTTGCTTCCGATATGAAGGAACGGCAGGAGCAGGGGTACCCGAAAAATGAACTGGGTTTTCAGCGAAGCCTGATACTTCAACCGCTGCTGGACGTTCACTTCGACACTGAAACGACGCATGGTGCCGGTATCAGCCGCACCTACGTATTCACGCTGATGCTCGTTGGCCTGTTCATTCTGGCGATTGCCTGCATCAATTTCATCAACCTGACCATTGCGCAGTCGCTTTCTCGGGCGCGGGAAGTCGGGGTACGGAAGTCGCTGGGGGCGCAGCGGGGGCAACTGTTCGGCCAGATCTGGGGCGAAACCGTGCTACTGTGTTTCGGTGCGTTGCTCATCGGGTTAGGTCTGGCTTATGGTCTGCTACCGGTATTCAATCGGCTGTTCAGAAGCCAGCTGACGCTGTCCGACTTTCTCCAGCCAACCGTTTTGTTGACAACGATCCTGGGCTTTTTGCTGATCACCTTGGTCGCGGGCGGTTATCCATCCTGGTTTGTAACCCGCTTCAATGCGGTGGAAGTGCTTAAAGGAAAAGTGAAAGTGAGCCGTCCCGGATTACTGCGTAATTCACTGATCGTAACGCAGTTCACAATAGCCTGTCTGCTGATTGTCTGTACCGTTATTGTCCGCCAGCAGATTACGTACCTTCAGCAGAAACCGGTGGGGCTGGATAAAGAGCAGGTCGTTAGCATACCGGTCGGCAACGGACTAAACGGCAACGACGTACTGAAAACCATGCGCGACCGGCTGTCCAATCAACCCAACATCGTGGCTGTGTCGGGTTCCGGCGTCAACATTGGCGCGGGGCTCGACGGGAGTTCGTCGCGGTCCATATACGGATTTATGTACGGTAAACGCGACGTCAGTTGTGACTGGCTACGCGTCGATACGGATTATTTGAAAACAATGGGTATCAAGCTGCTGCAAGGACGCGACTTTAGCCCTAGTTTCAGCACCGACTCCAGCTCGAGCGTGCTGATTACGCAAAGCATGGCCAAGGCGTTAGGCGAAACGAATCCGGTGGGCAAGTTTATCAAGCCTGACAATAAGACGTTCCAGATCGTTGGTGTCGTTGCGGACTTCAATCTATACTCGCTGCACCAGGAAGCAAAACCCATTGCTTTACAAATGCAGTCGAGCTTGCCCATTCAGTACATTCTCGTGCGGGTGAACCCCCAGAATCTAACGGGCGCGATGGAAACCATTAAGGCATCCTGGAAATTGATAGCGCCCAAACAAGAATTTATCGGCTCGTTTCTGGACGAAAACACCGAACGCTGGTACAAACGAGAACGACGACTGGCAAATATCTTCTCATCGGCCGCCGGTATTGCTATCGTGCTGTCGTGCATGGGTCTGTTCGCGATTGCTTTGCTTACCATTCGGCAGCGGACCAAAGAGATCGGCGTTCGGAAAGTGCTGGGTGCGTCGGTGTTTAGCATTGTCGGACTGCTCTCCCGCGATTTTCTCAAACTGGTCATTGCGGCTATTATCATCGCATCGCCGATTGCCTGGTACGCGATGGATCAATGGCTGGCCGATTTCGCTTACAAAATTGACATCGAGTGGTGGGTGTTTGCGCTGTCGGGAATTCTCGCTATCGTGATTGCGCTCCTGACGGTGAGTTTCCAGAGTATCAAAGCCGCTTTAATGAATCCGGTTAAATCGCTCCGTAGTGAGTAA
- a CDS encoding efflux RND transporter periplasmic adaptor subunit, with product MDRVLPKRFWTNQRIAIFAGGTLVVSLLAYTFLFADRRSKLNVEKDKITVSNVATGPFEDFIAVTGVVQPLKTIRLDAIEGGYVTQKLVEGGNMVKKGEVLLKLENQSLKLSFLQSETEANRLVNDLQTTRQRLQVERFTLRKTLADLDAQIDQLKDTYDRQAKLYKDKVVSEEDYLKAKRAYERMAGQRTIEVETQKYQEQNAKIQIKQLEETLQRTQRNVALWQQTLDNLVVKAPVSGQLSSIDVEVGSNINRGQNIGQIDDLNGFKMRVGVDEHYISRVFSGLKGSFEFNGKTHELEISRVYPEVKSGRFEVDMNFPKGAPEGIKRGQSSPIQLELGKAAKATLLPVGGFFSDTGGNWVYVLDKSGKRAVKRQITLGRKNPEYYEVLDGLQPGDQVITSSYENFGDNEVLEF from the coding sequence ATGGATCGCGTCTTACCTAAACGTTTCTGGACAAACCAACGTATCGCCATTTTCGCAGGGGGTACGCTGGTCGTGAGTTTATTAGCATACACATTTTTGTTCGCCGACCGCCGGTCGAAGCTGAACGTCGAAAAAGATAAAATAACCGTATCGAACGTAGCCACCGGACCTTTCGAAGATTTTATTGCCGTTACGGGCGTGGTGCAGCCGCTAAAAACCATTCGGCTGGACGCTATCGAAGGCGGTTATGTAACGCAGAAATTGGTCGAAGGGGGGAACATGGTTAAAAAAGGCGAGGTGCTGCTGAAATTGGAGAACCAAAGCTTAAAACTAAGCTTCCTGCAATCCGAGACCGAAGCCAACCGACTTGTCAACGACTTACAAACTACCCGCCAGCGCTTACAGGTCGAGCGGTTTACGCTCCGTAAAACACTGGCCGATCTCGATGCCCAAATCGATCAGTTAAAAGATACCTACGACCGTCAGGCTAAGCTATACAAAGATAAAGTCGTGTCGGAAGAAGACTACCTGAAAGCCAAGCGTGCCTACGAGCGGATGGCGGGCCAACGTACGATTGAAGTCGAAACGCAGAAGTACCAGGAGCAGAATGCTAAGATACAGATCAAGCAACTCGAAGAGACACTGCAACGCACGCAGCGCAACGTTGCGCTCTGGCAGCAGACTCTGGACAATCTAGTTGTGAAAGCACCGGTTTCGGGACAGCTGTCGAGCATCGATGTAGAAGTGGGCTCGAACATCAACCGGGGACAGAACATTGGCCAGATCGATGATTTGAACGGGTTTAAAATGCGCGTGGGCGTTGATGAACATTACATTAGCCGCGTATTTTCGGGCTTGAAAGGTTCATTTGAATTCAACGGTAAAACGCACGAGCTGGAGATCAGCCGCGTGTATCCCGAAGTGAAAAGCGGCCGGTTTGAAGTCGATATGAATTTTCCAAAAGGTGCGCCCGAAGGCATCAAGCGGGGGCAGTCGTCACCTATTCAATTGGAACTGGGTAAAGCCGCTAAAGCAACGCTGCTGCCGGTTGGTGGCTTCTTCTCCGACACGGGCGGTAACTGGGTGTATGTGCTGGATAAGTCGGGTAAGCGGGCCGTGAAGAGACAAATCACATTAGGTCGCAAGAATCCTGAGTATTACGAAGTGCTGGACGGCCTACAACCCGGTGATCAGGTTATTACGAGTTCCTACGAGAATTTTGGTGACAACGAAGTACTTGAATTTTAA
- a CDS encoding ABC transporter permease, translating into MLRNYFKIAVRSLLKHKLYSGINVFGLALGMACSLLIGLWVKDELSYDLFLPDAERICFVRVNFTNPNDPAADIATNFVTPGPLQEAIAKDVPEVAATVKTDYGPEYLIKVGDKTAKERGHFATDDFFGVFNLPVVAGNPKAALKQPNQIILTRTVAEKFFPNGEALGQKLQLNNDKYYVVGAVIEDVPHNSNLQFGWLVNWNVQAQDWMKTWGNNSFRTYVRLKPHTTVAQAEAAMSTIYPRHAGKNFATGRPTLQPLTDLHLYSDYKNGKSVGGRIEYVRVFALVALFILLIACVNFMNLATARSATRAKEVGVRKVVGALRSSLAGQFLSESVLTSLLAATLSLGFVWLALPSFNTVSGTTLTLDLTDPVLWLIVLGLTIITGVLSGSYPALFLSSLQPIKILKGRLQVGTGPALFRRALVVFQFSLSVFLIVGMMAVSKQMNYLRTKNLGLDRENVLYWPIEGFSETKQYEAFQREVVRLPSIASATTAGSLPIDIQGSSGDLQWPGKDPRQDNQVFAMFVGSDFARTMNIKLADGRDFQASSPADSSNYIINEATARLMHMKDPVGKEVQFWMGKGRIVGVLKDFHMQSLHETIKPIILCFNYLNTSYLLVKTRPGQTQQAIADLEKLSKGYNPNYPFNFHFLDEEYEKLYRAEQQVHTLINYFGVLAILISCLGLFGLAAFTAEQRRKEIGVRKVLGASVTNIVGLLSQDFLKLVLIALVLASPLAWWALSKWLDTFAYQTELTWWLFGVAGALAIVIAFLTVSYQSIKAALVNPVTSLKAE; encoded by the coding sequence ATGCTCCGCAATTACTTCAAAATCGCTGTTCGAAGTCTGCTCAAGCACAAACTTTACTCGGGTATCAACGTGTTTGGGCTGGCGCTTGGCATGGCCTGTAGTCTGTTGATTGGCCTGTGGGTAAAGGACGAGTTGAGCTATGACCTGTTTTTGCCCGACGCGGAGCGTATTTGCTTTGTACGAGTCAACTTCACGAATCCAAATGATCCTGCGGCTGACATTGCCACCAATTTTGTGACGCCCGGCCCGTTGCAGGAAGCCATCGCCAAAGACGTTCCCGAAGTAGCGGCCACTGTTAAAACGGATTACGGCCCGGAATACCTGATCAAAGTCGGTGATAAGACAGCCAAAGAACGCGGCCATTTTGCTACCGATGATTTCTTCGGCGTGTTCAATTTGCCCGTCGTTGCCGGTAATCCTAAAGCGGCTCTGAAACAGCCCAATCAAATCATCCTCACCCGAACAGTCGCCGAGAAGTTCTTCCCGAATGGGGAGGCTTTAGGACAAAAACTTCAGCTGAATAACGATAAATACTACGTAGTAGGAGCTGTGATTGAGGATGTTCCGCATAACTCCAATCTGCAATTTGGCTGGCTTGTCAACTGGAACGTTCAGGCGCAGGACTGGATGAAAACCTGGGGAAATAACTCTTTCAGAACGTATGTTCGGCTAAAACCACACACCACCGTGGCGCAGGCCGAAGCCGCCATGAGTACCATTTATCCGCGCCACGCGGGTAAAAATTTCGCGACTGGGCGACCGACGCTTCAGCCGCTTACCGATCTACATCTGTATTCGGATTACAAAAATGGAAAGAGCGTGGGTGGACGTATCGAATACGTTCGCGTTTTTGCGTTGGTGGCTTTGTTTATCCTGCTGATTGCCTGCGTTAACTTCATGAATCTGGCCACGGCCCGCTCGGCAACCCGCGCTAAAGAAGTAGGCGTTCGCAAAGTAGTTGGGGCCTTACGTTCGTCATTGGCGGGGCAGTTTCTAAGCGAATCCGTGCTGACAAGTCTGCTGGCGGCTACGTTGTCGCTGGGCTTTGTATGGCTTGCGTTACCGTCATTCAATACGGTGTCCGGTACTACATTAACCCTCGATCTGACCGATCCAGTACTCTGGCTCATTGTGCTGGGATTAACGATCATTACGGGCGTGCTGTCGGGAAGTTATCCGGCGCTGTTTCTGTCCTCGTTACAGCCTATTAAAATTTTGAAAGGCCGCCTTCAGGTAGGCACGGGGCCTGCGCTGTTTCGTCGGGCTCTGGTTGTTTTTCAGTTTTCGCTGTCTGTTTTCCTGATTGTCGGTATGATGGCAGTCAGTAAACAAATGAATTACCTACGTACCAAAAACCTCGGTCTCGACCGTGAAAACGTGTTGTACTGGCCTATCGAGGGCTTTTCCGAAACAAAACAATACGAAGCGTTCCAGCGCGAAGTTGTCCGGTTACCGTCGATTGCCTCAGCCACTACGGCTGGGTCGTTACCAATCGACATCCAGGGTTCATCGGGCGATTTGCAATGGCCGGGGAAAGATCCGCGTCAGGACAATCAGGTATTCGCTATGTTTGTGGGTAGTGATTTTGCCCGGACGATGAACATCAAACTGGCCGACGGACGTGACTTTCAGGCCAGCAGCCCCGCCGACTCATCGAACTATATCATCAATGAAGCAACGGCCCGGTTGATGCATATGAAAGACCCGGTCGGTAAAGAAGTGCAATTCTGGATGGGAAAAGGTCGGATTGTTGGGGTGCTGAAAGATTTTCACATGCAGTCGCTTCACGAAACCATCAAGCCGATTATACTTTGCTTCAACTACCTGAACACAAGCTATCTGCTGGTAAAGACCCGGCCTGGGCAAACCCAGCAGGCGATTGCGGATCTGGAAAAGCTGTCCAAAGGATACAACCCGAACTACCCGTTCAATTTTCATTTCCTGGATGAAGAATACGAAAAGCTGTACCGGGCCGAGCAGCAGGTGCATACGCTAATTAACTATTTCGGAGTACTGGCTATTTTGATTTCGTGTCTGGGCTTATTTGGTCTGGCCGCATTTACGGCCGAGCAGCGCCGGAAAGAAATTGGCGTTCGTAAAGTGTTGGGAGCCAGCGTTACCAACATCGTTGGGCTACTGTCGCAGGATTTCCTCAAACTGGTTCTGATTGCGCTCGTGCTGGCTTCCCCCTTGGCGTGGTGGGCGTTGAGCAAATGGCTCGATACGTTTGCTTACCAGACGGAGCTAACGTGGTGGCTCTTCGGAGTGGCGGGTGCTCTGGCTATTGTTATTGCGTTCCTGACCGTAAGTTATCAAAGTATCAAAGCCGCTCTGGTCAACCCGGTTACTAGTCTGAAAGCCGAATAA
- a CDS encoding ABC transporter ATP-binding protein, with translation MIQTVNLQKLFATEEVETTALNGINMEVRDGEFVAIMGPSGCGKSTLLNILGLLDNPSEGEYNFYGTPVARMTERQRAQLRKGSIGFVFQSFNLIDELTVYENVELPLLYLKTPPDERKARVEEALERMSIMHRRNHFPQQLSGGQQQRTAIARAVVAKPKLILADEPTGNLDSKNGEEVMKLLGELNDEGTTIIMVTHSPYDAGFAHRIVNLFDGKVVTENFHV, from the coding sequence ATGATCCAGACAGTCAACCTTCAAAAACTCTTCGCCACCGAAGAAGTAGAAACCACCGCCCTGAACGGCATCAACATGGAAGTGCGCGATGGCGAATTTGTTGCCATCATGGGCCCGTCCGGTTGTGGCAAGTCCACCTTGCTGAATATCCTTGGTTTGCTGGACAACCCAAGCGAAGGTGAATACAATTTCTACGGAACACCCGTTGCCCGAATGACGGAGCGCCAGCGGGCACAACTGCGTAAAGGGTCCATCGGGTTTGTGTTTCAAAGCTTCAACCTGATCGACGAATTGACGGTTTATGAAAACGTTGAGCTACCGCTGTTGTACCTGAAAACGCCCCCCGACGAGCGTAAAGCGCGGGTTGAAGAGGCTCTGGAACGGATGAGTATCATGCACCGGCGGAATCACTTTCCGCAGCAACTCTCGGGTGGTCAGCAGCAACGGACAGCCATTGCGCGGGCGGTTGTCGCCAAACCAAAGCTGATCCTGGCCGATGAACCGACGGGTAACCTCGACTCGAAAAATGGAGAAGAGGTGATGAAACTACTGGGCGAACTGAACGACGAAGGCACCACGATCATCATGGTAACGCACTCACCCTACGATGCTGGATTTGCGCACCGGATCGTGAACCTGTTCGATGGTAAAGTGGTGACCGAAAATTTCCACGTATAA